The Diaphorobacter ruginosibacter genome contains a region encoding:
- a CDS encoding flavin-containing monooxygenase, which produces MTPTVAAPPQGLEQLEARLRQDLDWLDLPARNWLPDSEVDGQPVLPVAIIGGGMGGMATSAALKFLGVQAPIFDRSPTGFEGPWATTARMETLRSPKTLTGPALGQPALTFRAWFESQFGTEAWEALDKIPRLQWMDYLRWYRKALDLEIHNEHRLLSVQPRGADGVVQLDMQTPAGPRTVLARHVVLATGRDGLGGAWVPPVADKLPREVWAHSSDEMDYAMLKGRRVGVVGAGASAMDSAATALERGAASVDLLIRRDDIPRVNKGKGAGSPGLTHGHLTLPDAWKWKIRHYINVQQVPPPRGSTLRVSRHDNARFNLGTRIEDLQWVDGEIRALTNKGVFRFDFLIFSTGFRIDWSQRPEFARLAPHVRAWKDRFTHPEGEDDQELADSPDLGPVFELQEKTPGECPGLSRVHVFSYPAALTQGTISGDIPAVSVGAQRMAQGLAGTLYAEDVQWHYDNLQTFEEPEVFGDEWTPAEPPSQDGLPQDASS; this is translated from the coding sequence ATGACCCCCACCGTTGCGGCACCGCCGCAAGGCCTCGAACAACTCGAGGCGCGCCTGCGCCAGGACCTCGACTGGCTCGACCTGCCCGCCAGGAACTGGCTGCCCGACTCCGAAGTGGACGGCCAGCCCGTGCTTCCCGTCGCCATCATCGGCGGTGGCATGGGCGGCATGGCCACGTCCGCCGCGCTCAAGTTCCTGGGCGTCCAGGCACCCATCTTCGATCGCTCGCCCACCGGCTTCGAAGGCCCCTGGGCGACCACCGCGCGCATGGAGACGCTGCGCTCGCCCAAGACGCTCACCGGCCCCGCGCTCGGACAGCCCGCACTCACCTTCCGCGCCTGGTTCGAATCGCAGTTCGGCACCGAGGCGTGGGAAGCGCTCGACAAGATTCCGCGCCTGCAATGGATGGACTACCTGCGCTGGTACCGCAAGGCGCTCGATCTCGAGATCCACAACGAACACCGGCTGCTGTCCGTGCAGCCGCGCGGCGCTGACGGCGTGGTGCAGCTCGACATGCAGACGCCTGCCGGACCGCGCACGGTACTCGCGCGCCATGTGGTGCTCGCCACCGGCCGCGACGGCCTGGGCGGCGCCTGGGTACCGCCCGTGGCCGACAAGCTGCCGCGCGAGGTGTGGGCGCACTCGTCCGACGAGATGGACTACGCCATGCTCAAGGGCCGGCGCGTGGGCGTGGTGGGTGCGGGCGCATCCGCCATGGACAGCGCTGCCACGGCCCTCGAGCGCGGCGCGGCCAGCGTCGACCTGCTGATCCGCCGCGACGACATCCCGCGCGTCAACAAGGGCAAGGGCGCGGGCAGCCCCGGCCTCACGCATGGCCACCTGACGCTGCCCGACGCCTGGAAATGGAAGATCCGCCACTACATCAACGTGCAACAGGTGCCTCCGCCGCGCGGCAGCACGCTGCGCGTATCGCGCCATGACAACGCGCGCTTCAACCTGGGGACCCGGATCGAGGACCTGCAATGGGTGGACGGCGAGATCCGCGCGCTCACCAACAAGGGCGTGTTCCGCTTCGACTTCCTGATCTTCTCCACAGGCTTTCGCATCGACTGGAGCCAGCGCCCCGAGTTCGCCAGGCTCGCACCCCACGTGCGTGCATGGAAGGACCGCTTCACCCATCCAGAGGGCGAGGACGACCAGGAACTCGCCGACTCCCCGGACCTCGGCCCGGTGTTCGAGCTGCAGGAGAAGACGCCCGGTGAATGCCCGGGCCTCTCGCGCGTGCATGTGTTCTCCTACCCCGCAGCGCTCACGCAGGGCACGATCTCGGGCGACATTCCCGCCGTGAGCGTGGGAGCGCAGCGCATGGCCCAGGGCCTTGCGGGCACGCTGTACGCAGAAGACGTGCAGTGGCACTACGACAACCTGCAGACCTTCGAGGAGCCCGAGGTGTTCGGCGACGAATGGACGCCCGCCGAGCCGCCGTCCCAGGACGGACTGCCGCAGGATGCATCATCATGA
- a CDS encoding LysR family transcriptional regulator: protein MELRQLEAFAAVMSTGSVTAAGRVLGRSQPAVTRLVQELESAIGYPLFSRNGPRVSPTEQAFLLFEDVEHALQSLQQIRHRAREIEHGVSRPLHVLATSALAAGLIPAALALLDQRGDKAAAAQIHLRSASPERVAHGVLAGTAQLGVTSLPLEHRGLQVHWIAEAPCVAVLPEDDPLAQLDVVPLAELAQRRMITLANPYRLMGRLSEAFAAATHEERTRQFIKTNSSVNAMAAVRAGLGVSVLEPVTALGLPLAGVAVRAIDTSIPFLFGVVSPQTLPMTPAMEGLVNALADAAQALVPGFVRHDAARHTELLMQHAVPQRAASPHFPTEQEEEIFQ from the coding sequence ATGGAACTTCGTCAACTGGAAGCCTTTGCGGCCGTCATGTCCACAGGCAGCGTCACCGCTGCCGGCCGGGTGCTGGGCCGTTCGCAGCCGGCCGTGACGCGCCTGGTGCAGGAGCTGGAGAGCGCGATCGGCTATCCGCTGTTCAGCCGCAACGGCCCGCGCGTGTCGCCCACCGAGCAGGCCTTCCTGTTGTTCGAGGATGTGGAACATGCGCTGCAGAGCCTGCAGCAGATCCGCCATCGTGCCCGTGAGATCGAGCATGGCGTGTCACGCCCGCTGCACGTGCTGGCCACGTCGGCGCTGGCCGCGGGCCTGATCCCCGCCGCGCTCGCCCTGCTGGACCAGCGCGGCGACAAGGCCGCCGCAGCCCAGATCCACCTGCGCAGCGCCTCGCCCGAGCGCGTGGCCCATGGCGTGCTGGCCGGCACGGCGCAGTTGGGCGTGACCAGCCTGCCGCTGGAGCACCGAGGGCTGCAGGTGCACTGGATCGCCGAGGCGCCCTGCGTGGCGGTGCTGCCCGAAGACGACCCGCTCGCGCAGCTTGACGTGGTGCCGCTCGCCGAACTTGCGCAGCGCCGCATGATCACGCTGGCCAATCCGTACCGCCTGATGGGCCGGCTCTCCGAAGCCTTTGCCGCGGCGACCCACGAAGAGCGCACGCGCCAGTTCATCAAGACCAATTCATCCGTCAACGCCATGGCCGCCGTACGCGCCGGACTGGGCGTTTCCGTGCTCGAACCCGTGACCGCGCTGGGGCTGCCGCTCGCCGGAGTCGCCGTGCGCGCGATCGACACCTCCATCCCCTTCCTGTTTGGCGTCGTCTCCCCGCAGACCCTGCCCATGACGCCCGCCATGGAAGGCCTGGTCAACGCGCTTGCGGATGCTGCGCAGGCCCTGGTGCCCGGCTTCGTGCGCCACGACGCCGCCAGGCACACAGAACTGCTCATGCAGCACGCCGTACCGCAGCGTGCCGCATCCCCTCATTTCCCCACCGAACAAGAAGAAGAGATTTTTCAATGA
- a CDS encoding DUF2868 domain-containing protein: MKSSSARDILLAHAIETAAPNDALPDAARCAAITHDTLHAIGNPNTSGGAASREQFQKFLEQRAQRIIAAASLPDDVRQVWKHAPGVARWVPLAVLAGALAIGFGMHRFTDPHRVDLLTPSLLGIVVWNLLVYAGMLVSAVRALLRRGHAAPVVLQPANASPAAMEPTGGWRDRLRARMSMAGGRGGGSLRRMALGFERNWWQLSARARHAQWLLWLHLGAAMMAVGALASLWMTGLTNEYQVGWESTFLSPSSVERLLNFIFAPVQWLFAASPWTLAEIESLRGWVSNNAVPAPAERMIHPSKGEQWVIAYTALLGVLVVAPRLLLALYQGVRAWWLHRHVRLPLAQPYFQNLQRDFGGLAVTLHVLPYSFDITTERRSAIEAWIATQYGAGAHLVIEPALAYGAKLPSAAAIAGKGDDAAAVLLINMAATPEAEIHGELLQTARERWGRGAAVWLWTQDFTERNSGAPRRVQERRELWSEFLRGAGLGAVWVP; encoded by the coding sequence ATGAAATCGAGCTCTGCCCGCGACATTCTTCTGGCCCATGCCATCGAAACCGCCGCGCCCAACGACGCGTTGCCCGATGCCGCCCGCTGCGCGGCCATCACGCATGACACGCTGCATGCCATCGGCAACCCGAATACGTCGGGAGGGGCCGCCAGCCGCGAGCAGTTCCAGAAATTCCTCGAGCAGCGGGCGCAACGCATCATCGCGGCGGCATCGCTGCCCGATGACGTCCGCCAGGTGTGGAAACATGCCCCGGGCGTGGCGCGCTGGGTGCCGCTGGCGGTGTTGGCCGGTGCGCTGGCCATCGGCTTCGGCATGCACCGCTTCACCGATCCGCACCGCGTCGACCTGCTCACGCCGTCGCTGCTGGGCATTGTCGTGTGGAACCTGCTCGTCTACGCCGGCATGCTCGTGAGCGCGGTGCGGGCGCTGCTGCGCAGGGGGCATGCCGCGCCCGTGGTCCTGCAGCCGGCCAATGCATCGCCGGCCGCGATGGAGCCCACCGGTGGCTGGCGTGACAGGCTGCGTGCGCGCATGTCCATGGCTGGTGGTCGTGGCGGCGGGAGCCTGCGCAGGATGGCCCTGGGTTTCGAGCGCAACTGGTGGCAGCTCAGCGCCAGGGCGCGCCATGCCCAATGGCTGCTGTGGCTGCATCTGGGTGCGGCGATGATGGCCGTCGGGGCGCTGGCGTCGCTGTGGATGACGGGGCTGACCAACGAGTACCAGGTGGGCTGGGAGAGCACGTTCCTCTCGCCCTCCAGCGTGGAGCGTCTGCTGAACTTCATCTTCGCGCCGGTGCAATGGCTGTTCGCCGCTTCGCCGTGGACCCTGGCGGAGATCGAGTCGCTGCGCGGCTGGGTGAGCAACAACGCCGTGCCTGCGCCTGCCGAGCGCATGATCCACCCCTCCAAGGGTGAGCAATGGGTCATTGCCTACACGGCGCTGCTCGGCGTGCTGGTGGTGGCCCCGCGGCTGCTGCTGGCGCTGTACCAGGGCGTGCGCGCATGGTGGCTGCATCGCCATGTCCGCCTGCCGCTTGCACAGCCCTATTTCCAGAACCTGCAGCGCGACTTTGGCGGCCTGGCGGTCACCTTGCATGTGCTGCCCTACAGCTTCGACATCACCACGGAGCGCAGGTCCGCGATCGAGGCCTGGATCGCCACGCAGTACGGCGCGGGCGCCCATCTGGTGATCGAGCCGGCGCTCGCCTATGGCGCAAAGCTGCCGTCCGCCGCGGCGATTGCGGGCAAGGGAGACGACGCGGCGGCCGTCCTGCTGATCAACATGGCCGCCACGCCGGAGGCAGAGATTCACGGCGAACTGCTGCAGACCGCCCGCGAGCGCTGGGGCCGCGGTGCTGCGGTCTGGCTGTGGACGCAGGACTTCACCGAGCGCAACTCCGGTGCGCCCAGGCGGGTGCAGGAGCGGCGGGAGCTGTGGTCGGAGTTTCTGCGCGGCGCAGGCCTCGGCGCCGTGTGGGTGCCATAG
- a CDS encoding DUF3482 domain-containing protein has protein sequence MVEPAPDTAPAPEPDIARSAVSHAVADAGDPSRQIEWCLLSHTNIGKTSLTRTLLADDVGEIQDAAHVTSQSQRYLLQGDAHGDQLWLWDTPGFGDSVRLYERLKQQGNPLGWFLSNVWDRWRDKPFYMSQRALVAARDHADVMLYLVNAAEDPADAGYWESEMRILQWMNKPVIILLNQIGSDTTQEQTAADLQRWREAVQPFSGTVHDVLVLDAFTRSWWHERTMLQSIAPLLPPGKLPAYERLLAERERRQQAREEASLRALAEQLVACARAQEAPQQEKSGLWGRAVHTISQKLRPAQEDVSPEMREAMKRLFSTLQQADVRSTQQLLQLHQLDGDAASRIQQQLKSDLSISRPNDPQAAGLWGALTAGAATGLGADLVAGGMTLGAGALVGALVGAVTFAGAAWGANKMLDQESQRLRLSDDYLNALASQALLKYVVISHFGRGRGRYSAPSAPVPWNEAVQAAMERHRAEWLALWGAIRAAPAEAGEVPGGATDDPQAGAQVEEAARLLGRCLGDVLARLYPAHVGSPR, from the coding sequence ATGGTCGAACCCGCCCCAGACACTGCACCTGCCCCTGAGCCTGACATCGCACGATCTGCGGTAAGCCATGCCGTTGCCGACGCCGGCGACCCATCCCGCCAGATCGAGTGGTGCCTGCTCTCCCACACCAACATCGGCAAGACCTCGCTCACGCGCACGCTGCTGGCCGACGACGTGGGCGAGATCCAGGATGCGGCGCATGTCACCAGCCAGTCGCAGCGCTACCTGCTCCAGGGCGACGCGCACGGCGATCAATTGTGGCTCTGGGATACACCCGGCTTCGGCGATTCGGTGCGGCTGTACGAGCGCCTGAAGCAGCAGGGCAATCCGCTCGGCTGGTTTCTCTCGAATGTGTGGGACCGCTGGCGCGACAAGCCGTTCTACATGAGCCAGCGCGCACTGGTGGCGGCGCGCGACCATGCGGATGTGATGCTGTATCTGGTGAATGCGGCGGAAGATCCGGCGGATGCGGGGTACTGGGAATCCGAGATGCGCATCCTGCAATGGATGAACAAGCCGGTGATCATTCTGCTCAACCAGATCGGCAGCGACACGACGCAGGAGCAGACCGCCGCCGACCTGCAGCGCTGGCGCGAGGCCGTGCAGCCGTTCAGCGGCACGGTGCATGATGTGCTGGTGCTCGATGCCTTCACCCGCAGCTGGTGGCACGAACGCACGATGCTGCAGAGCATCGCGCCCCTGTTGCCGCCCGGGAAGCTGCCCGCCTACGAACGCCTGCTGGCGGAGCGCGAGCGGCGACAGCAGGCACGGGAGGAGGCCAGCCTGCGCGCCCTGGCCGAACAGCTGGTGGCCTGCGCCCGTGCGCAGGAAGCGCCCCAGCAGGAAAAGTCGGGACTCTGGGGCCGTGCGGTCCACACGATCTCGCAGAAGCTCCGGCCCGCGCAGGAGGATGTGTCGCCCGAAATGCGCGAGGCCATGAAGCGCCTGTTCTCCACGCTGCAGCAGGCCGATGTGCGCTCGACACAGCAACTGTTGCAGCTGCACCAGCTCGATGGCGACGCCGCCAGCCGGATACAGCAGCAGCTCAAGAGCGACCTGAGCATCTCGAGGCCCAACGACCCGCAGGCCGCAGGCCTGTGGGGGGCGCTCACCGCGGGCGCGGCAACCGGACTGGGCGCGGATCTGGTGGCCGGCGGCATGACGCTGGGGGCCGGTGCGCTGGTCGGCGCCCTGGTGGGCGCCGTCACTTTCGCGGGCGCAGCCTGGGGCGCGAACAAGATGCTCGACCAGGAGTCGCAGCGCTTGCGGCTGTCGGACGACTATCTGAACGCACTGGCGTCGCAGGCCTTGCTCAAGTACGTGGTGATCTCGCATTTCGGCCGGGGGCGCGGGCGCTACAGCGCGCCCTCGGCGCCTGTGCCGTGGAACGAGGCGGTGCAGGCCGCCATGGAGCGTCATCGGGCCGAGTGGCTTGCGTTGTGGGGTGCGATTCGTGCCGCCCCGGCGGAGGCGGGGGAGGTACCTGGCGGCGCCACCGATGACCCGCAGGCCGGAGCCCAGGTGGAGGAGGCGGCGCGGCTGCTGGGGCGTTGCCTGGGCGATGTGCTGGCGCGGCTCTATCCGGCGCATGTCGGTTCCCCCCGCTGA
- a CDS encoding LysR family transcriptional regulator, translated as MKTTLDELQAFVAVVDTGSITAASELLGLTISATSRTLGRLEEKLQTTLLRRTTRRLELTEEGADFLKHARAILASVDAAEEQMAARRLRPVGRLRVDAATPFMLHVLVPLIAGFRAEFPDVQLELNSNEGIIDLIEKRTDVAFRIGALKDSTLHARPVGTSRIRVLASPAYLERHGTPATPTDLAAHVLLGFTQPESLNDWPVRDKVGDALRITPSMASSSGETLRHMALADLGIVCLSDFMTQGDRQSGRLVQLFPRHTLDVRQPISAVYYRNTALASRITCFVDYVVRALGKAPFG; from the coding sequence ATGAAAACCACGCTCGATGAATTGCAGGCTTTCGTGGCGGTGGTCGACACGGGCTCGATCACGGCCGCCTCCGAGCTGCTGGGGCTGACGATTTCGGCCACCAGCCGCACGCTCGGCCGGCTGGAGGAAAAGCTGCAGACCACGCTGCTGCGCCGCACGACGCGGCGGCTGGAGCTCACCGAGGAGGGCGCGGACTTCCTCAAGCATGCGCGCGCCATTCTTGCCTCGGTGGATGCGGCCGAGGAGCAGATGGCCGCGCGCCGCCTGCGCCCCGTCGGCCGCCTGCGCGTGGATGCGGCCACGCCGTTCATGCTGCACGTGCTGGTGCCGCTGATAGCGGGATTTCGCGCGGAGTTCCCGGATGTCCAGCTCGAACTCAACTCCAACGAAGGCATCATCGACCTGATCGAGAAGCGCACGGACGTGGCCTTTCGCATCGGCGCGCTCAAGGATTCGACGCTGCATGCGCGCCCCGTGGGCACCAGCCGCATCCGCGTGCTGGCGAGCCCGGCCTATCTCGAGCGCCATGGCACGCCCGCCACGCCGACCGACCTCGCGGCGCATGTGCTCCTGGGTTTCACCCAGCCGGAATCGCTGAACGACTGGCCCGTGCGGGACAAGGTGGGGGACGCACTGCGCATCACACCGTCGATGGCATCGTCGAGCGGGGAGACGCTGCGCCACATGGCGCTCGCGGATCTCGGCATCGTCTGCCTCTCGGATTTCATGACCCAGGGCGACCGGCAGAGCGGCCGCCTCGTGCAGCTCTTTCCCCGCCATACGCTCGATGTGCGCCAGCCCATCAGCGCGGTCTACTACCGCAACACGGCGCTGGCTTCGCGCATCACGTGCTTCGTGGACTATGTGGTGCGGGCGCTGGGGAAGGCGCCATTTGGCTGA
- a CDS encoding DsbA family protein, whose protein sequence is MPDLHPAPGNSDHIQGDLAAPIVLVEYGDYQCPYCAKAYAVVKRVQERFGRDVCFVFRNFPLSMHPQAQNAAVVAEFAAQHGKFWEAHDALYENQASLGAPLYAQLVQSLGLSTAELDKALQTDAFEPHIRADIESGRRSGVSGTPAFYVNGEKFQTPDGFNDLPAVIEEMLRPTR, encoded by the coding sequence ATGCCCGACCTCCATCCCGCACCCGGCAACAGCGATCACATACAGGGCGATCTGGCCGCGCCCATTGTCCTGGTCGAATATGGCGACTACCAGTGCCCGTACTGCGCCAAAGCCTATGCGGTGGTGAAAAGGGTGCAGGAGCGCTTCGGCAGGGACGTGTGCTTCGTGTTCCGGAATTTTCCGCTGTCCATGCATCCCCAGGCGCAGAACGCCGCGGTCGTGGCGGAATTTGCCGCGCAGCACGGCAAGTTCTGGGAAGCGCACGACGCGCTGTACGAAAACCAGGCCTCGCTGGGGGCACCGCTGTATGCGCAACTGGTGCAGTCCCTGGGCCTCTCGACTGCGGAGCTGGACAAGGCCCTGCAGACCGATGCCTTCGAGCCGCACATCCGTGCCGACATCGAGAGCGGCCGCAGGAGCGGCGTCAGCGGCACGCCCGCGTTCTACGTGAATGGCGAGAAATTCCAGACGCCCGACGGCTTCAACGATCTGCCGGCGGTGATCGAGGAAATGCTCCGGCCCACGCGTTGA
- a CDS encoding pseudouridine synthase: MTFSPRKPTLHRTPSRRRDNADQPRERAERSGPTRLLCFNKPYGVLSQFTPEGRWRGLKDFIDVPGVYVAGRLDADSEGLLLLTNDGLLQAHISSPKFKMEKTYLIQVEGIPDDAALQRLRDGVTLNDGPTLPARARRIDAPGWLWQRDPPIRVRQNIPDCWIELVIREGRNRQVRRMTAAIGHPTLRLIRAAIGPYSIEGVEPGQWVDAEPPETV; this comes from the coding sequence ATGACCTTCTCCCCCCGCAAGCCCACGCTGCACCGCACTCCCTCCCGCCGGCGCGACAACGCCGACCAGCCCCGGGAGCGCGCCGAACGCAGCGGGCCGACGCGGCTGCTCTGCTTCAACAAGCCCTATGGCGTGCTCAGCCAGTTCACGCCGGAAGGCCGCTGGCGCGGGCTGAAGGACTTCATCGACGTGCCCGGCGTATACGTGGCCGGCCGCCTCGATGCCGACAGCGAGGGCCTGCTGCTGCTCACCAACGACGGGCTGCTGCAGGCACATATCTCCAGCCCGAAATTCAAGATGGAGAAGACCTACCTCATCCAGGTGGAGGGCATTCCCGATGACGCCGCGCTGCAGCGCCTGCGCGACGGCGTGACGCTCAACGACGGGCCGACCCTGCCTGCGCGGGCGCGCCGCATCGACGCACCCGGATGGCTGTGGCAGCGCGACCCGCCGATCCGCGTGCGGCAGAACATTCCCGATTGCTGGATCGAGCTCGTCATCCGCGAAGGCCGCAACCGCCAGGTGCGGCGCATGACGGCGGCCATCGGCCATCCCACTCTGCGGCTGATTCGTGCCGCGATCGGTCCCTATTCCATCGAGGGAGTCGAGCCGGGCCAGTGGGTCGATGCAGAGCCGCCTGAAACAGTTTGA
- a CDS encoding sel1 repeat family protein has protein sequence MAHMHSTTARAMAEAAAHPTGPHLVLVVLCIVLALTRGVSLLGDANASTGTAAPLHTPEQVYQMALEARTERDYPAMLALLREAGNAGDLRAQELLASTLLAGPALHGGAVAGDACEAAMWARRAAEQGSAVARHQLMMLNGPHNAGLGCAPTH, from the coding sequence ATGGCACACATGCATTCCACCACCGCCCGCGCAATGGCCGAAGCCGCAGCGCACCCCACGGGGCCGCACCTCGTTCTCGTGGTGCTGTGCATCGTGCTGGCACTCACGCGTGGCGTCTCGCTCCTCGGTGACGCCAACGCCTCCACCGGTACCGCCGCGCCGCTGCACACGCCCGAGCAGGTCTACCAGATGGCCCTGGAAGCCCGCACCGAGCGCGACTACCCGGCCATGCTCGCGCTGCTGCGCGAGGCAGGCAACGCGGGGGACCTGCGCGCGCAGGAACTCCTCGCCAGCACCCTGCTCGCGGGACCGGCGCTGCACGGCGGCGCGGTGGCAGGCGACGCCTGCGAGGCTGCGATGTGGGCGCGCAGGGCCGCCGAGCAAGGCAGCGCCGTCGCCAGGCACCAGCTGATGATGCTCAACGGCCCTCATAATGCGGGGCTCGGCTGCGCACCGACCCACTGA
- a CDS encoding LysR substrate-binding domain-containing protein, with amino-acid sequence MRLDLADLRLFLSVVDAGSITQGAARAHLALASASERLRSIEEDAGVALLERKPRGVVTTEAGEALAHHARLILQQQSLMRDELRDYASGARGTLAFYASTVALTEYLPRKLAPWLAERPRLRVELKERTSSEIASGIAAGLIEAGIVSDVVRRSGHDIQIQPVVKDHLVLIAPMSHRLVRRGTQTLDFHSVLSEEFVGLASGNALQDHIAQHAGAAGRELSLRIRMKTFEGLCEMVSHGIGIGIVPIGVARRYRRRNPFQIIALTDDWAQRHLCLCFRDWAGLSAPMQSLLAHLGAQGG; translated from the coding sequence ATGCGCCTCGATCTGGCCGATCTGCGACTCTTTCTCAGCGTGGTGGATGCAGGCAGCATCACCCAGGGCGCGGCACGCGCCCATCTGGCATTGGCGTCGGCGAGCGAGCGCCTGCGCAGCATCGAGGAGGACGCCGGCGTGGCGTTGCTCGAGCGCAAGCCGCGCGGCGTGGTCACCACCGAGGCCGGCGAAGCGCTGGCCCACCACGCGCGCCTGATCCTGCAGCAGCAGAGCCTGATGCGTGACGAACTGCGCGACTATGCGAGCGGCGCGCGCGGCACGCTCGCGTTCTATGCCAGCACCGTCGCCCTCACCGAATACCTGCCGCGCAAGCTGGCGCCATGGCTTGCAGAGCGCCCGCGTCTGCGCGTGGAGCTCAAGGAGCGCACGAGCTCGGAGATCGCGAGCGGAATCGCGGCGGGACTGATCGAGGCCGGCATCGTCTCCGACGTGGTCCGGCGCAGCGGGCACGACATCCAGATCCAGCCCGTGGTGAAGGACCATCTCGTGCTGATCGCCCCGATGTCGCACCGCCTGGTCCGGCGCGGCACGCAGACGCTGGACTTCCATTCGGTGCTGAGCGAAGAGTTCGTGGGCCTCGCCAGCGGCAACGCGCTGCAGGACCATATCGCCCAGCACGCCGGTGCGGCGGGGCGCGAGCTGTCGCTGCGCATCCGCATGAAGACATTCGAGGGGCTGTGCGAGATGGTGTCGCACGGCATTGGGATCGGCATCGTGCCGATCGGCGTGGCGCGGCGCTACCGGCGGCGCAATCCGTTCCAGATCATCGCGCTGACGGACGATTGGGCCCAGCGCCACCTGTGCCTGTGCTTTCGCGACTGGGCGGGCCTGTCGGCTCCGATGCAAAGCCTGCTGGCCCACTTGGGGGCGCAGGGCGGATAG
- a CDS encoding shikimate kinase, with translation MRKRCSLVGMPGSGKSTVGRQLARRLNVPFIDLDQRLEEVLGATIRQYFEERGEEAFREREAQLLAELTAAPGDMILSTGGGAVLREDNRTRLLAGGGSVMYLRATPDEIYKRIRHDKTRPLLQVANPLQRLRELYATRDPLYRAASHYVIETGRPTVNTLVNMIVMQLEMDPQA, from the coding sequence ATGCGCAAGCGCTGCTCGTTGGTCGGCATGCCCGGCTCCGGAAAATCCACCGTTGGACGCCAACTTGCGCGCCGCCTGAATGTGCCGTTCATCGACCTGGACCAGCGCCTGGAGGAGGTTCTCGGAGCCACCATACGCCAGTATTTCGAAGAGCGCGGGGAAGAGGCCTTCCGCGAACGCGAGGCGCAGTTGCTGGCCGAGCTCACTGCCGCGCCCGGCGACATGATCCTCTCGACCGGCGGCGGGGCCGTGCTGCGCGAGGACAACCGCACGCGCCTGCTGGCCGGCGGCGGCAGCGTGATGTACCTGCGCGCCACGCCCGACGAGATCTACAAGCGCATCCGCCACGACAAGACCCGCCCCCTGCTGCAGGTGGCCAATCCGCTGCAGCGCCTGCGCGAGCTCTACGCCACGCGTGATCCGCTGTACCGCGCAGCGTCGCACTATGTGATCGAGACCGGGCGGCCGACGGTGAACACCCTGGTCAACATGATCGTGATGCAGCTGGAGATGGACCCGCAGGCCTAG
- a CDS encoding YihY/virulence factor BrkB family protein, producing MSLSVTQRFLDACKPLLAVIAPLIRAVKLWLDAEGLRMSAAMSFYGMLSLAPLLLVLVGVLGWWIDQAYLESNLLAQVRSVVGDRGAEVIRMALTSARKPSEGWIASIAGFVLLLSGATGVFVELQSSLQKLWNDGKEPERMDRPAWWNMASLRLRGLAYVLAIGFLLLISLVVSTAIKMIATWAGSWLPFGSGLLLQAINELIAFGVAMLLFIGMMRIGGPQAPPMRCLVFGAFVGAILFTAGKQALAFYLSTAAVVSAYGAAGSLVVLLMWMYFSSAVLLFAASCAKARDEEHQGKLTDFGLAVQPAGQAG from the coding sequence ATGAGTTTGTCCGTCACGCAACGTTTTCTGGATGCATGCAAGCCGCTGCTCGCTGTGATCGCGCCGCTGATCCGGGCCGTGAAACTGTGGCTCGACGCCGAAGGGCTGCGCATGAGCGCCGCGATGTCCTTCTACGGAATGCTGAGCCTCGCCCCGCTGCTGCTGGTGCTGGTGGGCGTGCTGGGATGGTGGATCGACCAGGCCTATCTCGAATCCAATCTCCTCGCGCAGGTGCGTTCCGTCGTGGGTGATCGCGGCGCGGAGGTGATCCGCATGGCCCTGACCAGCGCGCGCAAGCCGTCCGAGGGCTGGATCGCCTCGATCGCGGGTTTCGTGCTGCTGCTTTCGGGAGCAACGGGCGTGTTCGTCGAGCTGCAATCGTCGCTGCAGAAGCTCTGGAACGACGGCAAGGAGCCCGAGAGGATGGACCGGCCGGCCTGGTGGAACATGGCGTCGCTGCGCCTGCGGGGGCTGGCCTATGTGCTGGCCATCGGTTTCCTGCTGCTGATCTCGCTGGTGGTGTCCACCGCCATCAAGATGATCGCGACTTGGGCCGGATCGTGGCTGCCGTTCGGCTCGGGCCTGCTGCTGCAGGCGATCAACGAACTGATCGCCTTCGGTGTCGCGATGCTGCTGTTCATCGGCATGATGCGCATCGGCGGGCCGCAGGCACCGCCCATGCGCTGCCTCGTGTTCGGCGCGTTCGTCGGCGCCATCCTGTTCACGGCGGGCAAGCAGGCACTGGCCTTCTATCTTTCCACGGCAGCCGTGGTGTCCGCATACGGTGCCGCGGGATCGCTGGTCGTGCTGCTGATGTGGATGTATTTCTCCTCCGCGGTGTTGCTGTTCGCGGCCAGTTGCGCCAAGGCGCGCGACGAGGAACACCAGGGCAAGCTCACCGACTTCGGGCTGGCGGTGCAACCGGCCGGACAGGCCGGTTGA